One window of Thioclava sp. GXIMD4216 genomic DNA carries:
- a CDS encoding glycosyltransferase, whose amino-acid sequence MITLRSLQALFIRYSSIHRQYGFRPRAIRAAGGKGIGWLESQEIRGNHRCVSGWVEADEVGLICGEGHRLAVEPVQFRADVQAAYGGTGKVGFSLTLPYIAGTGRLVIRKGTETVEIALRDPAALRRGVETLRLAAAFAWAGIQGLPAALIYLRSTDRARKDRAKARLKALFLGRTDMVQPLRIGAGQLGLAEDSPLLSRAGTAERGAAAQRITIILPVYNAFDLLQLCLSRLVAHTDLDWHLVLIEDGSPDPQIRPFLRKWCESRPAGQVSLLENARNLGFIGSVNRGFAEALRRDAPVVLLNSDALVPEGWASRLVAPLADPRVASVTPMSNDAEIMNAPVICQRGDLSDGVAEGLDACARTYFAQAPLAELPTGVGFCMGIGLDWLRRFPEFDPVFGRGYGEEVDWCRKTQAEGARHLGVPGLFVEHRGGTSFGSEEKRRLIEENGRRITARYPHFDADVQGFIARDPMIGPRLGLGLAWAGAMQQAPLSVFVVHSLGGGAEDAMRRDISRLCAEGQSAVVLQLGGATPYRMTLMTPLGETVANLESDAVLAHLLAAVPRRRIVYICGVGDARPETLPDRLLAWRGAAEGSELVVEFHDFFPLSPSYTLLGDTGRFEGVPRPETHGGQACHQVRDAQGREIGLQAWQDLWHRALAQARIVVFSENSREIVQGCWPDLAPQITLRPHDVLEDVPSVARVPLEAPRTIGILGNIGYQKGAEILQIMARQLGKSGAARLVLLGNIDPNYPLGRACTIHGSYARQDIALLAERYKIDCWLIPSIWPETFSFTTRETLATGLPVWCFDLGAQADALRAAGQEAHLLPLPQNDEDVAQVLRRICQS is encoded by the coding sequence GTGATTACTCTGCGGAGCCTTCAGGCCCTTTTCATCCGGTATAGTTCGATCCATCGGCAATACGGTTTTCGCCCGCGCGCGATCAGGGCGGCAGGCGGCAAGGGGATAGGCTGGCTGGAATCGCAGGAGATCCGTGGCAATCACCGATGCGTTTCCGGTTGGGTCGAGGCTGATGAGGTGGGGCTGATCTGCGGCGAAGGGCATCGTCTGGCCGTGGAGCCGGTGCAGTTTCGCGCCGATGTGCAGGCCGCCTATGGCGGGACGGGCAAGGTCGGGTTTTCGCTGACATTGCCCTATATTGCGGGAACGGGGCGGCTTGTGATCCGCAAGGGGACCGAGACGGTCGAGATTGCGCTGCGCGATCCGGCGGCTTTGCGTCGCGGGGTCGAAACCCTGCGTCTGGCGGCGGCCTTCGCTTGGGCGGGGATACAGGGCTTGCCTGCGGCGCTGATCTATCTGCGCAGCACAGACCGTGCGCGCAAGGATCGTGCCAAAGCGCGGCTGAAAGCGCTGTTTCTGGGCCGGACAGATATGGTCCAGCCTCTGCGGATCGGGGCGGGGCAGCTGGGCTTGGCGGAAGACTCGCCGCTTTTGTCCCGCGCAGGGACTGCCGAGCGGGGCGCGGCGGCCCAGCGGATCACGATCATCCTGCCCGTCTATAACGCCTTCGACCTGCTGCAACTCTGCCTGTCGCGGCTTGTCGCCCATACCGATCTGGACTGGCATCTGGTGCTGATCGAGGATGGTTCGCCCGATCCGCAGATCCGGCCCTTTTTGCGCAAATGGTGTGAAAGCCGCCCTGCCGGTCAGGTGAGCTTGCTGGAAAACGCGCGCAATCTGGGCTTTATCGGTTCGGTCAATCGCGGATTTGCCGAAGCCCTGCGGCGGGATGCGCCGGTTGTGCTGTTGAATTCCGATGCTCTGGTGCCCGAGGGCTGGGCCAGCCGCTTGGTGGCCCCCTTGGCGGACCCGCGGGTGGCGAGCGTAACCCCGATGAGCAATGATGCGGAAATCATGAATGCGCCGGTCATCTGCCAGCGCGGGGATTTGTCCGACGGCGTGGCGGAGGGGCTCGATGCCTGCGCGCGCACGTATTTCGCGCAAGCCCCCTTGGCAGAGCTGCCGACGGGCGTAGGGTTCTGCATGGGCATCGGTCTGGACTGGCTGCGTCGTTTTCCCGAATTCGATCCTGTGTTCGGGCGCGGATATGGCGAGGAGGTTGACTGGTGTCGCAAAACGCAGGCCGAGGGCGCGCGGCATCTGGGCGTGCCGGGCCTTTTTGTCGAACATCGGGGCGGCACGTCGTTCGGGTCGGAAGAGAAGCGCCGCCTGATCGAGGAAAACGGGCGCCGGATTACGGCCCGCTATCCGCATTTCGATGCGGATGTGCAGGGGTTCATCGCGCGTGATCCGATGATTGGCCCGCGTTTGGGGCTCGGGCTGGCATGGGCGGGGGCGATGCAGCAGGCCCCGCTATCGGTGTTTGTCGTGCATTCTCTGGGGGGCGGTGCCGAAGACGCGATGCGGCGCGATATCAGTCGCCTCTGTGCCGAAGGCCAGTCGGCGGTGGTTTTACAACTGGGCGGGGCGACACCTTACCGGATGACGCTTATGACCCCCTTGGGCGAGACCGTCGCCAATCTGGAAAGCGATGCGGTGCTGGCGCATCTTCTGGCGGCGGTTCCGCGGCGTCGGATTGTCTATATCTGCGGCGTGGGGGATGCCCGTCCCGAAACGCTTCCCGACAGGCTGCTGGCATGGCGTGGCGCGGCGGAAGGGTCCGAGCTTGTTGTGGAATTCCATGACTTTTTTCCGCTTAGCCCGTCTTATACGCTGCTGGGCGATACGGGCCGTTTCGAAGGCGTGCCACGCCCTGAGACGCATGGCGGACAGGCCTGCCATCAGGTGCGTGATGCGCAGGGCCGCGAGATCGGGTTGCAAGCGTGGCAGGACCTCTGGCATCGCGCGCTTGCCCAGGCGCGGATCGTGGTGTTTTCCGAAAATAGCCGCGAGATCGTGCAAGGCTGCTGGCCGGATCTGGCCCCGCAGATCACGCTGCGGCCGCATGATGTGCTGGAGGATGTGCCCTCTGTCGCGCGCGTGCCGCTGGAGGCACCGCGTACAATCGGGATTCTGGGCAATATCGGCTACCAGAAGGGGGCGGAGATCTTGCAGATCATGGCCCGCCAACTGGGCAAGAGCGGTGCGGCGCGTCTGGTTCTGTTGGGCAATATCGATCCGAATTATCCGCTTGGCAGGGCCTGCACGATCCACGGCAGCTATGCGCGGCAGGACATTGCCCTGCTGGCCGAACGCTACAAGATCGATTGCTGGCTGATCCCCTCGATCTGGCCGGAGACCTTTTCCTTTACCACCCGCGAGACTCTGGCCACCGGCCTTCCGGTCTGGTGTTTCGATCTTGGCGCGCAGGCGGATGCCTTGCGCGCGGCAGGGCAGGAGGCGCACCTTCTGCCGCTGCCGCAAAATGATGAGGATGTGGCGCAGGTTCTCCGGCGGATCTGCCAGAGCTGA
- the hpxO gene encoding FAD-dependent urate hydroxylase HpxO, producing MSTKTVMIIGAGIGGLCAGIALRRIGFEVRIFEKVREVRPVGAGLSLWPNGIQCLYHLGLGAQIRDLGGQMERMAYIDGLTGETMCAFPLTPLWNSVGIRGYPVARAATQEMLMDVFGREHIALGMRLVALQEEGAQVLARFADGTESRADFVIGADGAHSLVRDHLLGPLERRYAGYVNWNGIVDMDAAIAPADCWTTFVAQGKRASIMPIGAGENGQGRFYFFFDQPMPAGDTPAREDYKSLLQGCFSGWAEPVQRLIAAADAGAINRVEIHDIDPFSTWAKGRICLLGDSAHNTTPDLGQGACMAIEDAVVLEEKLRGTDDIPAALQAYQQARAARCADLVLRARARCDVTHGVDPAVTERWYDELRHETGAAILAGIAKTVEGSPVYAEFAAG from the coding sequence ATGTCCACGAAAACGGTGATGATTATCGGAGCAGGGATTGGCGGGCTTTGTGCGGGCATTGCGCTGCGCCGGATCGGTTTCGAGGTGCGGATTTTCGAGAAGGTCCGCGAGGTGCGCCCTGTCGGCGCGGGGCTATCGCTTTGGCCCAACGGTATCCAGTGTCTCTACCATCTGGGTCTTGGCGCGCAGATCCGTGATCTGGGCGGGCAGATGGAGAGGATGGCCTATATCGACGGCCTGACCGGAGAGACGATGTGCGCCTTTCCGCTGACCCCGCTTTGGAACAGCGTGGGCATACGCGGCTATCCGGTGGCGCGTGCGGCAACGCAGGAAATGCTGATGGACGTGTTCGGGCGCGAGCATATCGCGCTGGGAATGCGTCTGGTCGCGCTGCAGGAGGAGGGGGCGCAGGTGCTTGCCCGTTTTGCGGATGGCACCGAGAGCCGCGCGGATTTTGTGATCGGGGCAGACGGGGCGCATAGTCTGGTGCGCGACCATCTGCTTGGCCCGCTCGAGCGGCGCTATGCCGGCTATGTCAACTGGAACGGGATCGTGGATATGGATGCCGCGATTGCCCCCGCCGATTGCTGGACGACGTTTGTCGCGCAGGGCAAGCGGGCCTCGATCATGCCGATCGGGGCGGGGGAAAACGGGCAGGGGCGTTTCTATTTCTTCTTCGATCAACCGATGCCTGCCGGAGACACCCCCGCGCGTGAGGACTATAAATCCTTGTTACAGGGTTGTTTTTCCGGCTGGGCCGAGCCTGTGCAAAGGTTGATTGCCGCAGCGGATGCGGGGGCGATCAACCGTGTGGAAATCCATGATATCGATCCGTTCTCCACTTGGGCCAAAGGCCGGATCTGCCTGTTGGGGGATAGCGCGCATAACACGACGCCGGATCTGGGGCAGGGGGCCTGCATGGCGATTGAGGATGCGGTGGTGCTGGAAGAAAAGCTGCGCGGGACCGACGATATTCCTGCGGCGCTTCAGGCCTATCAGCAGGCGCGGGCCGCGCGCTGCGCTGATCTGGTTTTGCGCGCGCGCGCGCGTTGCGATGTGACGCATGGGGTTGATCCTGCCGTGACCGAGCGCTGGTATGACGAATTGCGGCACGAAACCGGCGCGGCGATTCTGGCGGGGATCGCCAAGACGGTGGAAGGCAGCCCTGTCTATGCCGAGTTTGCTGCCGGCTGA